The DNA window CGTGTCTTTTCTTCTTTTTGCTATCCGAAGCTTCGTAGTCTGAAAGCCGTTTAGGTCCACCAAAGAGTTTATTGAACCAGCCCATAATATTTCATCCCTTCCATTGTATTTAGTTAGACGCGTCCATTTCATTTTCTGAATAGGTGGATTCAAAATAATCGGATTCCCCCCTTCACTTCAATGGTTTTTATCGGGATCTCAAAGCAGGGCATGACTTATTAAATCTCGTTTACTTCAACGACCACCCGCAGGTTCGAAGAAACAAAAGCATCCCCATAGTTGGATCCGGATACCGGAGGTATGGCCTCCGGATGGCGATGAACAGCTGTTGGGATATGAGAAGCGCCGGTGACGAGTCCGCTTGTGTTGTCGAATCCGATCCACCCTGCTCCTGGTAGGTAAACCTCCGACCAGGCGTGAGTTGAGCCGGGGAGGGTTGAAACTGGATTGTGTAAATAACCGCTTACAAACCGTGCTGGTAATCCCAGGTAGCGGCAGGCTTCGATAAACAAGGCGGCAAAATCACGGCAGCTTCCAGTTCTTATTTGCAAGGTCTTCGCAGCGCTTTGTACGCCAGGTTCTTCACGCATGCCGTAACCAAAATCGGCTACAATGGCCTTGTTCATTTGGTCAAGCAAAGCAAAGGTCTCGATCGATTGACCAGGCACCCAGAAGCGTGACACCCACTTGCCTACGCTTTGGCTGTCGTTGGGCCAGGTATGGCTACTGTAGGGGAGGAGATCAAGGCGTTCACCTGGCTCGAATGGAAACGGAAAGATGACCGCGCGTTCATCCACTATAAAATCAAGTGGATTGCTTTCGTAGTGTTCGATGACAATTTCACTTTCGATACTCAATATGTCAGACGACTCTTTCAAATGGAGTACACCTGCTGAATTTCCATAAATGTCCCGATACCACTTCATTGAGTGATCGGGCTGAACCATAAGTCTGGAAGATGCTATCCGGATGTCGTGGCC is part of the Verrucomicrobiota bacterium genome and encodes:
- a CDS encoding transglutaminase family protein, with amino-acid sequence MPLTDYLLLLRPREGHDIRIASSRLMVQPDHSMKWYRDIYGNSAGVLHLKESSDILSIESEIVIEHYESNPLDFIVDERAVIFPFPFEPGERLDLLPYSSHTWPNDSQSVGKWVSRFWVPGQSIETFALLDQMNKAIVADFGYGMREEPGVQSAAKTLQIRTGSCRDFAALFIEACRYLGLPARFVSGYLHNPVSTLPGSTHAWSEVYLPGAGWIGFDNTSGLVTGASHIPTAVHRHPEAIPPVSGSNYGDAFVSSNLRVVVEVNEI